From Gemmatimonadaceae bacterium, one genomic window encodes:
- a CDS encoding sugar phosphate nucleotidyltransferase: MKVIIPLAGKGTRLRPHTHVTPKPMLKIAGKPVIDYLMDDLQRLGGVEQVIYITGHLKDKVEAYARGKYPFDSVFIEQAVQDGTAGAVALAAPYVDQPVLIVFVDTIFDADLSVIHTIDADGIIWTKEVEDYQRFGVVVTDADGNMTKIVEKPSTPISKRANIGLYYVRDWRLLYEGIDRVLKAPKNKGEYYLTDAFQYMIDHGAKIRVVDVEGWYDAGKLDTLLETNRTILEKRGMARHPKAGADVAFVEPVYVEDGVTLRNATIGPNVSIGAGTTVEGSALRNTIVGTDARIVRSTIHDSMIGDGAVVEGFSGQATVGDHSELRAE; encoded by the coding sequence ATGAAAGTGATCATCCCACTGGCGGGCAAGGGAACGCGGCTCCGTCCGCACACGCACGTCACCCCGAAGCCCATGCTCAAGATCGCGGGCAAACCGGTGATCGACTACCTGATGGACGATCTGCAGCGGCTGGGCGGGGTGGAGCAGGTCATCTACATCACGGGGCACCTCAAGGACAAGGTCGAGGCGTACGCGCGCGGTAAGTATCCGTTCGACTCGGTCTTCATCGAGCAAGCGGTGCAGGATGGCACGGCCGGCGCCGTGGCGCTGGCCGCGCCGTACGTGGACCAGCCGGTGCTGATCGTGTTCGTGGACACCATCTTCGACGCCGATCTGTCGGTGATCCACACGATCGACGCCGATGGGATCATCTGGACGAAAGAGGTCGAGGACTACCAGCGGTTCGGCGTGGTGGTGACCGACGCCGACGGCAATATGACGAAGATCGTGGAGAAGCCCTCGACCCCGATCTCGAAGCGCGCCAACATCGGGCTCTACTACGTCCGCGATTGGAGGCTGCTGTACGAGGGGATCGACCGCGTCCTCAAGGCGCCGAAGAACAAGGGGGAGTACTACCTGACCGACGCCTTCCAGTACATGATCGACCACGGGGCGAAGATCCGCGTGGTCGACGTCGAGGGGTGGTACGACGCGGGCAAGCTCGACACGTTGCTCGAGACGAACCGCACGATCCTGGAAAAGCGTGGCATGGCGCGGCACCCGAAGGCGGGTGCCGACGTCGCGTTCGTGGAGCCGGTGTACGTGGAAGATGGGGTCACGCTGCGCAACGCGACGATCGGGCCGAACGTGTCGATCGGCGCCGGGACGACGGTCGAGGGCTCGGCGCTCCGCAACACGATCGTGGGCACGGACGCGCGCATCGTGCGCAGCACGATCCACGATTCGATGATCGGGGACGGCGCCGTGGTCGAAGGATTCTCGGGGCAGGCCACGGTGGGCGACCACTCGGAGCTCCGCGCGGAGTAG
- a CDS encoding cupin gives MSGRAPVTHVPKPWGHETIWAHSDRYVGKILHIRAGHALSVQYHEVKDETVYLLSGELIYRVWDLPAVAGALVAGAKPVDVKLQLGEAYRITPFTVHQMEAVTDCDILEASTANLDDVVRLQDRYGREGTSAP, from the coding sequence ATGTCCGGCCGCGCTCCCGTCACCCACGTGCCCAAACCGTGGGGGCATGAAACGATCTGGGCCCACTCCGACCGTTACGTCGGAAAGATTCTGCACATCAGAGCGGGTCACGCGCTATCCGTGCAGTATCACGAGGTCAAGGACGAGACCGTCTATCTACTCTCGGGTGAGTTGATCTATCGGGTGTGGGACCTGCCGGCGGTGGCCGGTGCGTTGGTGGCCGGCGCCAAGCCGGTGGACGTGAAGCTCCAACTTGGCGAGGCCTATCGCATCACACCGTTCACCGTGCACCAGATGGAAGCGGTGACCGATTGCGACATTCTCGAAGCCTCCACGGCGAATCTCGATGACGTCGTCCGGCTGCAGGACCGCTACGGACGCGAGGGGACCAGCGCACCATGA